CTGCACATGCGGTATGCCTGAAAAACGCTGTTTCTCACCGATGCCGAGGATGCGCAGCGCGCCGTTCTTTTCATGTTCAAGCATGGTGACGATGGTGGCCACGACCGACTGGATATGGCCGCCGAGCAGATCGTTCATGGCCGGGCCGCCGCCCTTATAGGGCACGTGAACCAGTTCGATACCGGTGGCGCGATTGAGCAGCAGGCCGGCCATGTGCTGCGGACTGCCGATGCCGGCCGTGCCGTAATTGACCGTCTTCGGATTCTTTTTCACGTACGCGATGAACTCGGGCACGGACTTCGCCGGCACTGATGGATGCACGGCGAGACCGAGAATGCCGCGAACGGCGGTCGTTATCGGCGCAAAATCCTTGACCGGATCGAACGGCATTTGCTGGATGTGCGGGGTGATCGTCATCAGCGCGTTGGTGGCCAAAACAATGGTGTGACCATCGGGATCGGATCGCGCGACCGCCATCGTGCCAATACTGCCGTTGCCGCCCGGACGGTTCTCGACAATGACTGGCTGTTTCAATCGCTCCTGCAGGATCGGCTGGACGAGCCTTGCCACTTGCTCCGTTGATGCGCCGGGCGGATAGGGAAGGACGATGGTGATCGGCTTGTTGGGAAAGTCCTGTGCCGGTGCTGCGCCGATTGCGCCAAACATTGCAAGACAGGCCAGCAAAGCGGCCCTTTTGAACAACATCATCGTCATTCCCTCCCACGGGATTCATGCGGACCCTTGCGCAGTTCACGCGGTGAACCGAGCGGGCGCTCTTAATTTCGCTATAGCGAATTATTTATCGATGTAACGAATTTAACGGATCGCGCAAAACGCAGCAAGCCGCGCCCCCGGGGAATACCGGAGACGCGGCCTTTATCTGTGCGGTTGTGATGTGCGGCCTTTCGGCAGGCGTCGCGCTAGTGCGCTAGCGCGCCCGCCGCTGCGACGTTGCCGGTACCGTGCCGGTGGTCGCCGGCTTGCCGCCGCCGAAGATGAGGCGTGTCGGGTTTTCGTCGAAGTTTTTCACCGCACGATCGATCGTGTAGAGCGTGCGCCGTCCATCGGCCGCCAGTGCATCGATCTTTTTGTCGAGATTTTCCGCCGTCGCCTTGATCGCACGCACCGCTTCCGGCACGTCGCCTTTGCCGTCGGGGCCGCCGATGAGATTGTCGACGCCGGCCAGGATGTTGTCGATCTTTTCCGAGTTGCGCGACAGCGTCTCCGAGAAGGCTTCCACATTGGTGGCCGTCTTTTCGAAGCTCTGGATTGTCTTCGTAAGCGAATCCGAATTCTTCGAGAGCACATCCGAAAGCACTTCCGTGAAGGTCTCGATGTTGCGCAGCGAGTTCTTGAGCGCTTTCTCATTGTCAGCCAGCACAGAATCGATGCGCCGTGCGACATCGCGCGCCGCCGCCATCATGTCCTGCGACGAACTTGAGCCAGCCGTCAGAACCGGAATGTCGTCGAGTTTCGTGGTGACAGGGCCAGCTGTCGGCGAGCCGCCGCGCAAGGCCAGCACGGCAATGCCGGTCAGGCCCTGCGTATCGAGGCTGACCTGCGTGTCGGCCCGCACCGGTGTGTTGGCATCGACGGAGATGGTGGCGAGCGCCTGTTTCGGATCCCGCGGATCGAGCGTCAATTGGGTGACTTCACCAACGCGAATACCGTTGAACGAGACGGTCGCACCGGAGCGCAATCCACCGATCGGACCCTCGAACACAACACGATACAGCATGCGCTCGCCGGTGCCGCCGACATGATGGAACCAGTAGACGAACCCGAACGCGCCAAAGATGACGGCGAGGGAGAACAATCCGATCAGAATATAATTTGCTCTGGTTTCCATAGTCCCTCACATCGTCGCGCCAACGCGCCCGCGTTTGCCGCGGAAATATGCTTTCAACCAAGGATGCTCCGAAGCGAGCATTGTCGACATCGGCCCTGCGGCAATCACTTTGCCATCGGCAAGCACGGCAATTCGGTCACAGACGGAATGCAGAGAGTCGAGGTCATGGGTTACCATGAAAACCGTCAGCCCCAAAGTGCGCTGCAGGGTGCGGATCAGGTTGTCGAATTCGCCGGCGCTGATCGGATCGAGGCCCGATGTCGGCTCGTCGAGAAACACGATCGCCGGATCGAGCGCCAGGGCGCGGGCGAGGGCGACGCGCTTGATCATGCCGCCGGAGAGTTCCGACGGCATCTTGTTCAGCGCTTCCGGCGGCAGGCCGACCATTTTCAGTTTGGCCGCGGCGATCTCGTCGAGCAGCCGCGGCGACAGTTTGAGATATTCGCGCATCGGGAATTGCACGTTCTGGCGCACCGTCAACGCCGAGAACAGGGCGCCGTGCTGGAACAGGATGCCCCAGTGCCGCTCGATCAGTTGGTCGCGCAGTTCCTTGGCCCTGGAGAATTCCTGGCCGAACACTTCGATGGTGCCTTCGCTCGGCTGAATAAGGCCGATCATGGTGCGCAGGAGCACAGACTTGCCAGCGCCGGATGCGCCGACAAAGCCGAGAATTTCGCCGCGCTTCACGTCGAAATTCACGCCCTTCAAAACTTTCTGACGCTTGAAATTGACCTGCAGGTTGCGCACCCGCAGTGCGATATCCTGCGAAATGTCGAGCGTCGCCGGCGCTTCGTCATCGAAAAGCGAGAGAACATTATCGGTGATGGACATGGTGTCTTTCGCCCGTTTCTTATTTGTCGATCGCCGCGAAGAATACCGCAAAGACGCCGTCAAGCACGATCACGAGGAAGATCGATTGCACCACGGCGTTGGTGGTCTGCAGGCCGAGCGATTCCGCGCTGCCTTTTGTTTCGAGGCCGCGCACGCAGGCGACGATGCCGATCACCAAAGCCATGAACGGCGCCTTGATCATCCCGACCATGAAATGATCGAGGCTGATGACTTCACGCAGCCGCTGCAGGAATACGTCCGGCTGGATATTGCCATAGAGCGAGGCGACAAGGCCGGCGCCGTACAACGCCGCCATCTCGCCGAGGAATGTCAGCATTGGTACGGCGATCACGAGCGCGAGGATGCGCGGCAGCACCAGCACACTGATCGGATCGAAACCCATCGTCTGCAGCGCGTCGATTTCCTCGCGCATCTTCATCGAGCCGAGTTCGGCGGTGTAGGCGCTGCCCGAACGGCCGGCGACCATGACGCAGACGATCAGAACGCCGATCTCGCGCAGCACCAGGATGCCGACCATGTCGACGACGAAGACATCGGCGCCGAACTTGCGGAAATGGAAGATGCCTTGCTGCGCCAGAATGGCGCCGATCAGAAAGGTGATCAAAAGGATGATCGGGACAGCCCGCCAGCCGACGAGGTCGATCTGGTTCACCATCGAGATGAAGCGGAAGCTGCGCGGCCGCCACAGAATGCGCAGCCCTGCGACGGTCACCGCGCCAAGCATCTGCGCGAACAATGCACCCGATCTGACGATCTCGACGATGTTCTCGCCGATCGTCTCGAACCAATCTCCGATATAGTTGCGCCGAACGCGTTCGGGATTGGGAACTTCGGTGGTCTGATGAACCGTCTCGACGATGACGCGAAACTGCTCCGGAAGCCCGACGACATCGGCGCGAATGCCCTTCTCGCTGCTGCCACGCAAGAGACGCTCGAGCAGCCAGGCGCCATAGGTGTCGAGCTTGGCGACCCCTTGCATGTCGATGCGGAGAGTCTTCACCGGCCCCTTCGGGGCCGGCGTTGCGCGGATCACCTGCTGCTCAAGCTCACGGGCCTGATCAGCCGTCCAGTCGCCAGCCGCTACGAGCTCAAGCCGCTCGCCGCTGACCCTCCCGGTGAGCAACGCTTTTACGCTCATATAACTCCCCGCCCCGTATGCCTCTGGACGGCTCCGGGCGACACGCGCCTTGAGAAGATCCGCATTACCATCATGCTTAACAGAGCCTTACCGCCTGTCGAGCTTCCCCTTGCGAAGCGTTAAACCATGGTTAACCAAAAAGCCTTGCAGCTCTCGGTCCGCGTCGAAACCTGGCCCATAGCGGGACATTTCACCATCAGCCGCGGTGCCAAGACCGAGGCGAGGGTGGTGGTCGCCGAACTGTCGGACGGTGAGTTCCAAGATCCGATTATTGGTCGCGGCGAATGTGTCCCCTATGCCCGCTACGGCGAAAGCGTGGCGGCGGTGGCAGCCACGCTGGAAAATTTGGCTCAAAAAGTGGCCGCGGGGCTCTCTCACAAGGAAGTGCAGTCGGCGTTACCGGCGGGCGCGGCCCGCAATGCGCTGGATTGCGCCTTCTGGGACCTTGAGGCCAAGCGCACCGGCACGCCCGTTTACAAGCTGGCCGGGCTTGCGGCGCCGGCCCCCTTGATCACGGCCTTCACCATTTCGCTCGGTTCCCCCGACGCCATGGCGAAAGCAGCGAAAGAGGCGGGTGCGCGGCCGCTGCTCAAAATCAAGCTGGGTGGCGAGGGCGACATCGAGCGCATTGCAGCAATCCGCGACGCGGTTCCGCATACGGAACTCATCATTGACGCCAATGAAGGCTGGACGCCCGACAATCTCGCCGCAAATCTCGATGCCTGCGCCAAGGCCGGCGTGACGCTGGTGGAACAGCCGCTGCATGCCGATGCCGACGCTGCGCTCGCCGAGATTCAAAGACCGGTTCCGGTTTGCGCCGATGAAAGCGCACACGACACCGCCTCGTTAAAGGCGCTGCTTGGAAAATATGACGCGGTGAATATCAAGCTCGACAAGACCGGCGGGCTGACGGAGGCGCTCGCAATGACGCGTGAGGCCCAAAAACTTGGCTTGATGACAATGACCGGATGCATGGTGGCCACGTCGTTGTCGATGGCGCCGGCGATGTTGGTCGCGCAGAGCGCGCGCTTTGTCGATCTCGATGGGCCTTTGTTGCTTGCAAGAGATCGCGACAATGGCCTGCGTTACGAAGGCAGCCGTGTTTATCCGCCGACGAGGGAACTATGGGGATAAAATTCCTCGTCTGAAGATGTCGCAAAACCTTTGTGTGGCGCGGAAAAAGACACGCTTTGATGCCGAAAAAGGCGCAACGTATTTTATTCCGGGTTCCGTCCGGATTCTTCTTGGCAACGTCATGCCATCCCGTTTAATTTTGAAATCGGGACGACCCAAAACAAACGGGGAGGGTCGGAGGAATGTTCTTCCGTACCGCTTTTGCTGGCGCGTTGCTGGCTGTGCTCACTTGTGCCAACGCGAATGCTGCGTTGCGAATTTCAAACGATAAGGGTGGGCAGATTGGCCCTTATCTGGACGCCTACACAAGCCTCCGGAACTCCGGCGAACGCGTCATCATCGACGGGCCGTGTCTGTCTGCCTGTACGATCGTTCTCGGAGTGGTCCCGCGGGATCGCATCTGCGTAACGCGCCGCGCGCGGCTGGGGTTTCATGCAGCGTGGAATCCGGGTTCGGACGGCCGGCCAGTATTGAGCCGGGCAGGCACCAATGCCTTGTGGAGCCTTTATCCTGGTCACGTCAAAAGCTGGCTGAAGCGGCGCGGCGGCCTGAAGCCACGGATGGTCTATTTGTCGGGCGCAGAACTCGCCTCGATGTATAGGCTCTGCGATTAAGCGGACGCGCGGTTCGGCTTAAATAGCCCGATCGTTGATCGGGCTATTTGTGTTTGGATGGATTCAGAAAGCCGCCGGATAAACGCCGCCGTCGATCATGATATTCTGTCCGGTGATGTAGCCGGCATGTGTCGAGCAGAGGAAGGCGCAGGTTGCGCCGAACTCGTCGGCGGTTCCGAAGCGTTTTGCCGGCACGCTGTTGATACGATTCTGACGCGCCTGCTCGACGGAAATATTCTGTCGTTTGGCATTGCCTTCGATATTCGATGTCAGCCGATCGGTATCGAAAGCGCCGGGCAGCATGAAGTTGATCGTCACATTCGAGCCCGCGACCTGGCGCGCGACACCCGCCATGAAGGCGGTGAGGCCGGCGCGAGCGCCCGACGACAGATCGAGTCCGGCGAGCGGCGCTTTGACCGTGCCCGAGGTGATGTTGACGATGCGGCCGAACTTCTTGGCGATCATCGGGTCGATGACTTTCTGCGTGAGTTCGATCGCCACCGCCATATTAGCGATCACACCGTCGAGGATCTGCTCGCGCGACAATTCGCGGAAATCGCGCATCGGCGGGCCGGCATTGTTGTTGACCAGAATGTCCGGCTCCGGGCAGGCTGCGAACAGCGCCTTCTGGCCCTCAGGGCTGGCGACATCGGCGGCGACCGGAATGACCTTGGCGCCGGTGGCGTTGGCGATTTCTTCGGCCGCCGCTGTGAGGCGTTTCTCGTCGCGACCGTTGATGACGACTTCGCAGCCCTCTCGGGCCAGTGCCATGGCGCAGCCATAACCTAGGCCGCGGCTCGACGCGCAGACGATGGCCTTACGGCCGGCGATACCCAAATCCATGCCATTCTCCGTTGTCATCGTCCGCGAAGGCGGGCGATCCAGCCCTGTCAGGCTATTTTGCCGAACTGGATGCCCCGCCTCTGCGGGGCATGACAAGCGGAAAGATCGCGGCCGCCTCTTACGACAGCCGGGCGCCCTCGACCGCGCGCATGTCGTTGCCGCGCCATTCAAAGCCACGGCCAAGCCAGGCATTGACATAGAGTACCGGCAGCATCAGGTCGCGCAGCATGTAAGTCGCAACCGCCCAGCGCGAGTGATGCCAGCCCGCCTTGGCGGCCAGAAGCCATTCGGCGCCATACCAGACGGCGAGGAAAACGATCAGTGACGGCAGAACCGGTATACCGGCGAGGACGGCGGTGGCGGCGAGGGCGATGGTCGGTGGAAATCCGCCGGACACGATTTCCAGCGAGAAATAGAATGGAAAGCTTGCGCGCCGCAGTCGCGCCCAGCGCCGCTGCCGCTTCCACACATCGGCGGCTTTGCGAAAGCCGAGCGGCTGGCGCACCGGCGGCTGCATCAGCCGGACGCGCAGGCCGAGATTGCGGACGATCTTGGTGCAGGCCGCGTCCTCGGCCGATTCGGCGCCAAGCGCCCGAATGCCGCCTGCGCTTTCCAATTGCTCACGCCGCCAGAACAGCGTTTTGCCCTGCGCGAAGCCAAGGCCGATGAAGTCCGCCAGATATTGCCAGCGCGCCTGATAGGTGTTCAGCATCGCGCATTCGGTTTCGGCGAAGAAGCCGTCAGGACGGCAACCAATCGGCGGCGAACAGACAAGGCCGGTCCCTGGATCAAGCTTTTCCAGCAGCCGCTGAATGTAGTCGCGCGGCAGAAGCACGTTGCTGTCGCAGATCGATATCAGAGGATAGGCGGCTTCCCGCCATCCCTTGAAAACATTGTTGAGTTTTGGATTCTCGCTGATGCGCTCGTCGCCGATCAGCAGCCGCGCATCGATCCAGCGATGATCCGACATCAGGCGATGCAACAGCGGCACAACCGGATCGTCGGGACGCGCGGCGCAGAAAATCAATTCGTAACGCGGATAATCGAGCCGGAAGGCTGAACGTAGCGTGTCTTCGATGTAGTTCTCGAGCCCGCAAACCGGCAGCACGATGCTGACCGGCGGCGAGTCGGGTGCGGCGGCGATCGCGCGCTTATCCGGCCGGCATTGCCGAATGGCAACGGCGATGCTGATGAGATGGATCGCAAGCGCGGTCGCCGCGAAAATTGTCAGGGCAACAAGGGCGATGCTCATTCGACAAAACATGACGAAAAGCGATGACATGCTGATGACGAATGTGAGCGATTTGACCTAGGGCGTTGTCATCAAACGGCAATACGGATGTGAGACACCGGCAGCAAACCAGCGCACCGTTTCCGAAGTTCGTGCTGTATCTGCGGCAATCACTTACACGAACTCCGGAAACAAAGGTGCACTGGCAAGTCTATAATTCTAGTGCCGCTTTTGATTTTGAAGTTCCTGGCAGGAGCTTGCTGCAAATGATGCAGGAACTTCAAAATCGCGGCACTAGCAGGAATGGTGATCCCTTGCTGATGAATGCCACGAGGCCGCGCCGGTTTCGCACGCTGTTCATTTCGGATGTGCATCTTGGCGCCCGCGGGTGCCAGGCGGGCAAGCTGCTGGACTTCCTCCGTAACCACGAGGCGGACACGATCTATCTGGTCGGCGACATCGTCGATGGGTGGGCGCTGAAATCGGGCTGGTACTGGCCGCAATTGCATAACGACGTGGTGCAGAAATTCCTGCGCCAGGTTCGCAAGGGTACGCGGATCATCTACATTCCCGGCAATCACGACGAATTCCTGCGCGGTTATTACGGCACCCATTTCGGCGGCATCGAGGTTGTCGAACAGGCGACCCACATCGCCGCTGACGGCCGCAAATACCTCGTCGTCCATGGCGACCATTTCGACCTTGTCGTGACGCAGGCGCGCTGGCTGGCGTTGCTCGGCGACAAGGCCTACGATTTGGCGCTGACCGTCAACCGGATCTTCAATGCGGTTCGCCGCTGGCTTGGTCTTGGCTACTGGTCGTTGTCACAATGGGCCAAGCTCAAGGTCAAGAATGCCGTATCCTATATCGGCGAGTATGAGCGGGCTTTGGCTGCCGATGCCAAAAAGCACGACGCTCAGGGTATTATCTGCGGTCACATCCATCACGCCGCCATCCATGATGATTTCGGCATCCGCTATATGAATTGCGGTGATTGGGTGGAGAGCTGCACCGCGATTGCAGAGCATCAGGACGGCCGGCTCGAAATCATCCAGTGGCTTGCCGAAAACCCGGAAGTCGAAGTTCCGGAGTTTTCCGAAGTTCGGGCAGCCTGAGCCTTGGATTTTTGCGTTTGGCCTTTTAACGTGCCGGCGGGCTAAATTGCGGCCCTTGAGTCGACAAGAGCGTATTTTCAGATGAGCACGCATCCCGCATTGAAACCCGGCCAGCCGGTGGGGGCCGCGTTGCGGGACGTGGCTGCGGCTGTTGTTGCCGAAGCGCAGGCCATTCTGGGCGATGGCAATGGTGACCCGACCAAGACTGTTCACGGTATTCGTCGCACTTTCAAACGATGGCGCGCGTTGTTGCGTATGCTGGCGCCATTTGTTGACGAAAGCGGTCATCAACTGCGGATCGATGCACGCGAACTCGCACGCAAACTCGGGGGTGCGCGCGATGCACAAGCCACGATCGATGCATTTCGGGACGCGGCGGCAGAGCGCTCGGATCACTCGGTTCCTTTTTCTTCGCGATCCATTGCAACCATTGAAGGGCGCCTCGAAGCCCAGCGTACGTCGCATGAAACGGAGTTCTGGAATCCGCAGATCCGGCAGGAGATGTCGGACTATCTCGCCGCCGCCGCTGCGCAAGTTGCGCAGTGGGATTTGAACGAAGTTACGTTTTCCGACCTTGCCGACATGCTGGCGAAGACCTATCGCCGTGCACGCGGCTCGATCCCGAAATCCTGGGACGAGACCGAAGCCGAAGATCTGCACGAATTGCGGCGGCGCGTGGTGGAGCATCGTTATCAGATGGAATTGATCGAGCCGGCCTGGCCGCGTCTTGGCAAGATCTGGGTCGATGAAGCGCAGCGTCTGCGAACCCGGCTTGGGAAATTTCAGGACCTGGCGGTATTGACCGAAAAGACCGGACCGCATCAGACACTGGCGCCATGGCGATCCAAACTCGTGCCGCTGATTGCCCAGAGGCAGGCCGAGCATGCGCAGGCGGCGCGGAAGATGGCGGCGCGGATGTTTGCGGAACCGCCAAAGGCATTCCGCCGCCGTATCGAGGCGCTATGGGACGCACAGGCCGAAGAAGCCGAGACCTAAAGCGGCAAAAGCATTGAATCCGGCGCCGCGAGCGTTACCTTCGGGCTATGGACGCCATTTCGATTGCCGATATCGAACAGGCTGCGGGCCGTATAGCCGGTATTGCCGTCCGCACGCCGCTGATTCAATCGCCGGTGCTTGACGAACGGGTCGGGGCCCGCGTCTTCCTCAAGGCAGAAATCCTGCAGCGCATGGGCTCGTTCAAATTTCGCGGCGCCTATAACCGTTGCGCGTCGCTGCCAGTGGAAAGCCGGCCGGGTGGGGTGGTGGCTTATTCTTCGGGCAATCATGCGCAGGGGGTCGCAGCGGCGGCCAAGCTGCTCGGCATGCCGGCGGTGATCGTCATGCCCGCCGATGCGCCACGGCCCAAGCGCGAACGCACCGCCGCGCTCGGCGCGCAGGTGGTGCTGTATGATCGCGACAAGGAAGATCGTGCGGCGATAGCCCAGCGCATTGCCGATGAGCGCGGCGCGGTGATCGTGCCGCCTTTCGACGATCCGATGGTGATTGCCGGGCAGGGCACGATCGGCCGGGAGATCGTTGAGGATCTGGCCGCGCTCGGGATGCAGCCCGATGTCGTGGTGGTCGGCGCCTCGGGTGGCGGGCTTGCCGCCGGGATTTCAATGGCCGTCAAGGCCCAGGTGCCGGACGCCGATTTCTATACCGCGGAGCCCGACGGCTTCGACGATACGCTGCGCTCCTTTGCCAGCGGGCATCGCGAGCGCAACACCCGCGCCAGCGGCACGATTTGCGATGCACTGATGACGGCAACGCCGGGCGAACTGACCTTTCCCATCACCAGCCGACTGATCGGCAAGGGCGTCACCGCGACCGACCGCGAGGTGGAAGCGGCGGTCGCATTCGCCTGGCGCGAATTGAAGCTTGTGGTCGAACCGGGCGGCGCCATCGGCCTCGCCGCATTGCTGGCGGGACGGCCGAATGTGAAGGGCAAGGTCGTGGTGGCGATCCTGTCCGGCGGCAATGTCGATCCGGAATTGTTTTCCCGCATCATTGCGGCGTAACTTACGACACAAACGAAAAAGGGGCGCGCCGTTGTCGACGCGCCCCTTTTTGCTGTGTTCTTGCGGGATCGTTTAGAGCCCGGCTTTGATGGAATCAAAGCCGGGCTCTAATTTTTTATTTTGACGCGTTTTCTTCACGCGAACCGGTACCCACTTCGCTCGAAAAGCTTTTAATCGAAGCGCCCGGCTGCGTGTGCCAGCATGGTATAGACCTTGCCGGTTTCGGACGTGAGATAGGTCCGCACCATCGCCTGACCACCACGGTCGTCGCGCGACACGTCTTCCAGCAGCCGTTCGAATTCGGCGATATAGCGATCCACCGTCTGACGGAAATTGCGATCGCCGCGATAGCGGTTGCGCATGTCGTCGAACGCGCGCTGGCCATGCATCGTGTAGAGCTGACGCGTGAAGGCGTTGCGCTCGCCGCGATTGTAGCGATCCCACATATCGACCGCGACATCGTGCTCGACCATACGGGCGATATCGACCGACAGGGCATCGAGCGAGTCGATCGCCTGACGCGGTGGCGGCGGGCCCTGGCGGCCGCGCTGCGGCTGCTGCGGTCCCTCATGGGCTTCCTCACCGGCGCGGTGCAGGAGATCGGTCAGCCAACCCTGGTTTCCCGCCGGAGTGCCGCCACGTGGACCGGGCGGCTGCGGCTGGGCCGGGCCGTGCATTTCGGGCCGGCGCGGTGCCGGAGGAGGCGGCGGCGGCGTCATGACGGCCTGGGGAGCCGCCGGTTCAGCTTGGCGCGCCTGCGGGCGTGCGGGCTCGTTGCGTCCACCGACCACGGCCAGCACCGGCTCGCGCCGCTGTTCGGCAACGTCGAGATTGCGGCCATGCCGGCTGACGATGCGATTCAGCTCTGCCAGGGCCTCGATCTGGTCGACGATGACGCGGCGCATCTGCGCGGCATTTTCCGCGGTCTCCTGCGGCAATTCCATGATGCCGCGCTTCAGTTCGGCGCGCGTCTGTTCGAGCTGCGACTTCATCTCCGCAGCCATCTTCTTCATGCCGGCCAGCGTCTCGTTGAAGCGATCGGACGATTGCCGGAACATGGCATCGACCTCACTGGCCGACTGTTCGTAAATCGAGCGCATCGCGTCGCTGGTGCGCTTACGCTCTTCTTCGGTGGTTTCCCGGATGAGGTCGAATTGCTCGGCGATGGTCCGTGTTCCGCTGGTTGCCGTTTCGGCGATCACGCGGCCGATTTCGCGCGCGCGTGCTTCGGCACCATGCAACGATTGATCGAGCAGGGCGGTGAAGCGTTCGAGACGCTGTTCGAGGTCTTCGGACTTGAGGTCGAGTGTGGCGATGAGATTCTCCAGCGTCGTGCGGCGGTCGGAGACCACGTCTTCGGTGCGCTGGTTGCTTTTCTCCACCGCTTCGACCGCAAGCGCCAGCGTGCGGCCATGCTGATCGAATTGCGACACGAGGCCGGACAGATTTTCCACCACATTCGCGGTGTCGGAGCGGAATGAGGCGATATGCGAGCTCATGCGCTCGCCGGCCAGGCCGCTTCGTTCGGTCACGTCGTTGATGACATTCGCGAATTCGCTGATGCGGCTGTTCAACGTGCTTTCGATGGCCCCCATATTGTCGTGGGCACCGGTCAGCACCTCGTGCAGCAGCACGTTGGCTTCGCGCATACGCTCGAACAGGGTCGTCGATTCGTTGCGCAGCTTGGCCTGGTTTTCCAGGATCAGCGACATCGACTCGGTGGTGACACGCTGCGATTGTTCGATCGCCTCGCGGGTATTGTCCTGCAGGCTGCGCAGCGTGTGGTTGACCTTGGTCGTGGCCGTTTCGCCCGCATCGTTGATCAACCGCGCCAGCTCGTTCGAATTGTCGAGCATCGTGCGGGTGAAGTCGAAGCCCTTGGCCTCGATCGCGCTGACGGCGGACTGCGTCGCCTTCTGCACTTCGCCGGTGAATTCCTGGCTCTTGGCCGACAGGGCGGCGAGGAGCGTGCTGGAATTGGTGTCGAGAATGCGCGTCATCTCGGCGGCGCGGCTCGAAACGGCGATGGCGATCTCGTTCGCCTTGCCGGTGAAACCACGCGACACCTCGGCGCTGACGCCAAGCAGCGTGCGTTCGACCTCGGTCGAACTCTGCTTGAGCGTGC
The genomic region above belongs to Pseudorhodoplanes sinuspersici and contains:
- a CDS encoding CHAD domain-containing protein, whose protein sequence is MSTHPALKPGQPVGAALRDVAAAVVAEAQAILGDGNGDPTKTVHGIRRTFKRWRALLRMLAPFVDESGHQLRIDARELARKLGGARDAQATIDAFRDAAAERSDHSVPFSSRSIATIEGRLEAQRTSHETEFWNPQIRQEMSDYLAAAAAQVAQWDLNEVTFSDLADMLAKTYRRARGSIPKSWDETEAEDLHELRRRVVEHRYQMELIEPAWPRLGKIWVDEAQRLRTRLGKFQDLAVLTEKTGPHQTLAPWRSKLVPLIAQRQAEHAQAARKMAARMFAEPPKAFRRRIEALWDAQAEEAET
- a CDS encoding threonine ammonia-lyase, producing MDAISIADIEQAAGRIAGIAVRTPLIQSPVLDERVGARVFLKAEILQRMGSFKFRGAYNRCASLPVESRPGGVVAYSSGNHAQGVAAAAKLLGMPAVIVMPADAPRPKRERTAALGAQVVLYDRDKEDRAAIAQRIADERGAVIVPPFDDPMVIAGQGTIGREIVEDLAALGMQPDVVVVGASGGGLAAGISMAVKAQVPDADFYTAEPDGFDDTLRSFASGHRERNTRASGTICDALMTATPGELTFPITSRLIGKGVTATDREVEAAVAFAWRELKLVVEPGGAIGLAALLAGRPNVKGKVVVAILSGGNVDPELFSRIIAA